Proteins encoded by one window of Leguminivora glycinivorella isolate SPB_JAAS2020 unplaced genomic scaffold, LegGlyc_1.1 Scaffold10, whole genome shotgun sequence:
- the LOC125242147 gene encoding uncharacterized protein LOC125242147, translated as MTVSHSDQVLLPTAYVDIYSPATDNYVTARAFLDCGSMTSIVTKDYKQKLQLAPLPSDKNLFGLSDVPIANSPERCFVQIRSKHDQNIKFDIACLALDKINSSLPLKPIDITNIKWPRNKKLADPQFNRPGPVDILIGGDVFWTLVGGEQIDLGHDSLVLRKSKLGWLVVSKYNPFLMFNDRSLNSPLQCNHLYTTNEDLDDSLTKFWKLEQVPQPSQPFTDLEAECEQHFVTHTYRDDNGRFHVRLPLITEPDCLGDSYRFAKKRFYALEKRFKRNPELKSAYEQFINEYAELGHLSVSDSDIPDPSFFVPHHAVQRPSSESTKLRVVYNGSAPTTSGYSINNLQMVGPTIQDSLFNILLRFRTYKYVLTGDIAKMYRQVMVQECDRDLQLILWRSNETEPLKTLRLNTVTYGYSSASFLSTRCLWQLGEECTDEKIKTIIQNDFLVDDLLTGSDTKEELRYIKDSVERALAAGCFPLPNEGIKFKFQPAYSAHFGGLWESGVKSAKFHLKRILGNAHLTYEELATLFNQVESILNSRPLCPLSSSPNDFQPLTPGHFLIGRALTSLPSPTLADLNPNRLDRFQRLEALRQHFWRRWQMEYICELQQRAKWRVPGRPLQLGDLVLLKEENTPPMHWRLGRIAKLFPGADGIARVAEIATATGTFKRGVRYLCPLLDEDHQSLKADASKGPQDVAAATTEEEAGTGDLQTC; from the exons ATGACCGTATCGCATTCGGACCAGGTACTTTTACCTACCGCGTACGTAGACATATATAGCCCGGCTACTGATAATTACGTAACGGCGCGCGCGTTTTTAGATTGTGGAAGTATGACTTCTATTGTCACAAAAGATTATAAACAAAAATTGCAATTGGCACCGCTGCCCAGTGATAAAAATCTTTTCGGATTATCTGACGTTCCTATAGCCAATAGTCCCGAGCGTTGTTTCGTTCAAATTCGATCTAAACATGatcaaaatataaaattcgACATCGCATGTTTAGCTTTGGACAAAATTAACAGCAGTTTGCCGCTAAAGCCTATTGATATCACCAACATCAAGTGGCCGCGTAATAAAAAACTCGCCGATCCTCAGTTTAATCGACCGGGTCCCGTAGATATTTTAATTGGCGGTGATGTTTTTTGGACCTTGGTAGGGGGCGAGCAAATTGATTTAGGGCACGATTCGCTTGTTTTGCGCAAATCAAAACTAGGTTGGTTAGTGGTTAGTAAATATAAcccatttttaatgtttaacgATAGGTCTTTAAATTCCCCTTTGCAGTGCAATCATTTGTACACGACCAATGAAGACCTTGACGACTCGCTCACCAAATTCTGGAAGCTGGAGCAAGTGCCCCAACCTAGCCAACCGTTTACAGATTTAGAGGCAGAATGTGAGCAACATTTTGTCACTCACACATATCGCGATGATAACGGAAGGTTTCACGTGCGTTTGCCATTAATTACGGAACCCGACTGTTTAGGCGATTCCTATCGCTTCGCTAAAAAACGGTTCTATGCATTAGAAAAGCGATTTAAACGCAATCCTGAATTAAAATCGGCTTACGAGCAATTTATTAATGAATATGCCGAATTAGGTCACCTCTCTGTGTCCGACTCTGACATTCCTGACCCCTCTTTTTTTGTGCCGCATCATGCTGTGCAAAGGCCCTCCAGCGAATCTACGAAGCTTCGTGTTGTTTACAATGGAAGTGCCCCCACCACATCTGGctattcaataaataatctACAGATGGTTGGGCCAACAATTCAAGACTCGCTATTTAATATTCTCTTGAGGTTTCGTACCTACAAATATGTCTTGACTGGTGATATCGCCAAGATGTATCGCCAGGTCATGGTTCAGGAGTGCGACCGCGATTTACAATTAATTCTTTGGCGCTCCAATGAGACTGAACCTTTAAAAACTTTACGACTCAATACAGTCACTTACGGGTACTCGAGTGCTAGTTTTTTGAGCACACGCTGTTTATGGCAATTGGGTGAGGAATGCacagatgaaaaaattaaaactatcaTTCAAAATGATTTTCTAGTCGATGATTTATTAACAGGCTCAGACACCAAGGAGGAATTGCGTTACATCAAAGACTCAGTTGAGCGTGCGCTGGCCGCTGGTTGTTTTCCCTTGC CGAATGAGGGAATCAAATTTAAATTTCAACCGGCATACTCAGCTCACTTTGGTGGCTTGTGGGAATCAGGAGTCAAATCTGCCAAATTTCACCTCAAGCGCATATTAGGGAACGCTCATTTAACTTACGAAGAGCTGGCAACTCTCTTTAATCAAGTGGAGTCTATCCTAAACAGTCGTCCTTTATGCCCTTTATCGTCCTCTCCGAACGACTTCCAACCTTTGACCCCTGGTCACTTCCTCATCGGCCGCGCGCTCACTTCGCTGCCGTCACCGACCCTCGCGGATCTAAACCCAAACCGTTTAGACAGGTTTCAGAGGCTCGAGGCATTGAGACAGCACTTCTGGCGCCGCTGGCAAATGGAGTACATCTGCGAGCTCCAGCAACGGGCCAAGTGGCGTGTTCCAGGACGACCTCTTCAATTGGGTGATCTGGTCCTTCTCAAGGAAGAGAATACCCCTCCTATGCACTGGCGGCTTGGACGGATAGCCAAGCTGTTTCCTGGCGCAGACGGGATTGCGCGAGTAGCTGAAATTGCTACTGCCACGGGTACCTTCAAACGAGGTGTAAGATACCTCTGCCCTCTTTTGGACGAGGACCATCAATCCTTGAAGGCTGACGCCTCCAAGGGCCCCCAGGATGTTGCGGCGGCTACCACAGAAGAGGAAGCGGGGACCGGGGACCTCCAAACCTGTTAG